A window from Nitrospira sp. ND1 encodes these proteins:
- a CDS encoding ATP citrate lyase citrate-binding domain-containing protein has protein sequence MAKVLEGPGMGLMKKWGISVPNYVVVTSVDELTRLGQANEWLKKSKLVAKAHEALGSRFKLGLVKIDLDFKAAEAATKEMIGRQVGSITVTQVIVSEMIPHKEEYYCAVKSTREGSEILVANCGGIEVESNWERVKRLCLEIGQAPSPESLEKLSKEAGFGGPLTKKMAEFAGKMFACFDSEDAQYLEVNPVVLRAADEELVALDAVTLLDGDAKFRHPDWNFAFAAEFGRAYSKQELEVMAVDSKIKGSVKFIEIPGGDTAMLPAGGGASVYYSDAVVARGGKLANYAEYSGDPPDWAVEVLTEKVCSLPGIRNIIVGGAIANFTDVKKTFGGIINGFRKAKSEGKLKSVKIWVRRGGPREKEGLDAMRALKEEGFDINVFDRNTPLTDIVDKALQAK, from the coding sequence ATGGCGAAAGTGCTGGAAGGTCCCGGGATGGGGCTGATGAAGAAGTGGGGAATCAGTGTTCCCAACTATGTGGTCGTCACCTCCGTAGACGAGTTGACCAGGCTGGGTCAAGCCAATGAGTGGTTGAAGAAGTCCAAGCTTGTTGCGAAGGCACACGAGGCTCTCGGGTCGCGCTTCAAGTTGGGGCTGGTGAAGATCGATCTGGACTTCAAGGCGGCTGAAGCTGCCACTAAAGAGATGATTGGCCGTCAGGTCGGCAGCATCACCGTGACTCAGGTGATTGTCTCTGAGATGATCCCGCACAAGGAAGAGTATTATTGCGCGGTCAAATCAACGCGCGAAGGCAGTGAGATCCTGGTTGCCAATTGTGGCGGGATCGAAGTCGAATCAAATTGGGAACGTGTTAAGCGGTTGTGTCTTGAGATCGGACAAGCTCCTTCTCCTGAATCCCTCGAAAAACTGTCGAAAGAGGCAGGATTTGGCGGGCCGCTCACGAAGAAGATGGCTGAGTTTGCAGGAAAAATGTTTGCCTGCTTCGACAGTGAAGATGCGCAGTATCTCGAGGTGAATCCGGTCGTCCTTCGTGCCGCCGATGAAGAGCTGGTGGCGCTTGATGCCGTGACATTGCTCGACGGCGATGCCAAATTTAGACATCCGGACTGGAACTTCGCTTTTGCGGCGGAATTTGGCCGTGCCTATTCCAAGCAAGAGCTCGAGGTGATGGCTGTCGACAGCAAGATTAAAGGCTCAGTTAAATTTATAGAAATTCCTGGTGGGGATACAGCGATGTTGCCGGCGGGCGGTGGTGCCAGCGTGTACTACTCCGACGCGGTCGTGGCGCGTGGCGGCAAGTTGGCCAACTATGCCGAATACTCCGGTGATCCACCCGATTGGGCCGTCGAGGTCCTCACGGAAAAGGTCTGTTCTCTGCCGGGAATCCGGAACATCATCGTTGGTGGTGCGATCGCCAATTTCACCGACGTGAAGAAGACGTTCGGAGGGATCATCAACGGCTTCAGGAAGGCGAAGTCCGAAGGGAAGTTGAAGAGCGTAAAGATTTGGGTGCGTCGCGGTGGGCCGCGGGAAAAAGAGGGGCTTGATGCGATGCGCGCGTTGAAAGAAGAAGGCTTTGACATCAATGTCTTCGACCGCAATACACCGCTCACCGACATTGTCGACAAGGCACTCCAAGCGAAGTAG